The Streptomyces phaeolivaceus genome has a window encoding:
- a CDS encoding cytidine deaminase gives MTAVRAAAADVDWEKLRSVARDAMSRAYAPYSGYPVGVAALVDDGRIVSGCNVENASYGLGLCAECGLVSALQNSGGGRLTHFTCVDGKGDILVPCGRCRQLLHEFGGPDLLLETPAGILPLSEMLPQAFGPDHLTK, from the coding sequence GTGACCGCCGTCCGGGCCGCCGCCGCGGACGTCGACTGGGAGAAGCTGCGGTCGGTGGCCCGGGACGCCATGTCCCGGGCGTACGCCCCGTACTCCGGCTACCCGGTCGGGGTGGCCGCCCTCGTCGACGACGGCCGAATCGTCTCCGGCTGCAACGTCGAGAACGCCAGTTACGGCCTCGGTCTGTGCGCGGAGTGCGGTCTGGTCTCGGCGCTGCAGAACAGCGGCGGCGGCCGGCTCACCCACTTCACCTGTGTGGACGGCAAGGGCGACATCCTCGTCCCGTGCGGTCGCTGCCGTCAGCTCCTCCACGAGTTCGGCGGCCCGGACCTCCTGCTGGAGACCCCGGCGGGAATCCTGCCCCTCTCGGAGATGCTGCCCCAGGCCTTCGGCCCGGACCATCTCACCAAGTGA